Genomic window (Vampirovibrionales bacterium):
ATTTCCACCGGCGACAGCGGCGCCTGCCACCGTGGCGCGTTAAGCCAGTGCAGCAACGTGACGTATGCGCGACAGGCGGGCTGATCGTAAGGCCGTTCAGTCCCGGACAGCCATTGCAACGGAATCCCGCGTTGTTGCAGGCGCGCTTGCAAGGCCTGGCGCGTCAGAATATCGTCGTGAGGCGTGATAATGGCGATCTCACCCGGCGCGCGTCCCTGATCCAGCCACGAAACGATATCGCTCGCCAATTGGTCCAGCATCTCCAGACGCGTCACGCTGCGCGGCGCCGCGCTGAAACTCCCTGATTCCAGCGGGATGGCTGCTTCTGGCGCTTGTCGCCAGTTGTTGGCCAGAATCCCGGCATTGCGATACGGCCTGTCGTCGCGTGTCAGCGCCAGTAGCTGAGCGTCTGGACGCAGTGCTTTGAGCGCTTGCCAGCCTTGCGGGTAGGCGTTGAGATAGCCTTGGCGCGAGCCGCCTTGCGGATCACAGGTCATCGTCAGCGTGTGCAGCGACGGCGCCAGCCAGTGAATAAATGCCTGTTGGGCGGCCGTGGTTTCATCGACGTCTTCCACCAGCAAATGCCGGATATCACGGCGGATTGACGCGGCAAAAGGCGTAAGCGCGCCCATGGACGCTTCCTCTGAGTGGGATAACAGGCCGAAAAACGCCTCCGTCTGCTTGTTGGCGTCCAGCGCGCGCAGTTGATAGCAGAGGCGATCAAAGGCTGCGTCCAGTTGGGCGGTGTCGCGCGCGCAGGGCTCTTGCCGTTGAACGGCGCGCTGACGCATCTCTGCGCGACTCAGACGGTTTTCAGCCCGAAGGCGCAGGCGGCGGGCGAGCTGCTTGAGCAAGGCGCGATCCGACCCCTCGAAGGCCGCGAAAAACCCCGGGTCGCGCGCGCGACCGTCTGCGATGAGCAGGCGGAGCAACAGTTCAGAGTCTTCCATCCCGCCGAGAGACGGGCGAATATGCGGCGCTGACGGGGGCGCGCCGGGCGGATCGCTTGCCATCAGTCGCGCTTCGACGGCGGGCCAGGCGTTAAACAGGGCGTTTCTAACAAAGCCCGCGAACGTGTGCAGGGGCAACTGTCCCATGGGCAACGCGCATTGCGACAGGAGGCGATCCGCGAGATCGTGCTGACGCATCGGATTACTCGCCAGAATGAGCGTCTTCTCGCCCTCTCCCGCCTCGATGAGCGAAACGGCGCGGGCGATCAGGCGCGAGGTCCTGCCGCTGGCGATAGGACCTTCAATGAGAAGCGTGTCGCCAAAAATCGCCTCATCCGGCGGCGCATCCTCTTGCGATGCCTCGCGGGCCGCAGGTTCAGGCGGCGTCATGGGATAAGGGCTATCGACGCGGAGGACATGGCCTCTATTGTATCAGGCGCGCTACCACGCCGCGCGCCCCATGCGGCGCTTTTTTGACCGCACGCGCGCGGTGTGGTATCCTCTGCGCAAAACGCTATTGGTCAGAGGGAGAACTCAGGCGTGTTGCCAGTCGTGTCCGAAGAAACCTGCGCCCTGTTGCTGCAAACCATGCAAGAGGATGAAGAGGCTTGGAAGAAATCCATGGTGCATCGCCTCAAGGAGGAGAACCCGGAAATCAATACGCTCTTGCTGACGCTGGCGCAAAAATCCAAGGACCCCAAAAGCGTGATTATGGCGGGTTACCTGATTTACAGCGTGATTGAGCTTTCTCATGACGTGGAAGAGCGCTAGCGCCCTCGTCAAAACTGCGCTTCTGCTGGCCATTGCCCTGACAGTCGCCCTGACCATGGGCTCTCATGGCGCGCAAGCGCTGAATCCTTCCGCCGTGACGCCGCGCACCAGCGCCGCTTCCCCTACCCCGCCGGAAGAAGTCTACCTGCGGCAAGTCGTGGGGACCATTGGGTCTGGCAAAGACGTCTCGCTTCAAGGCACGACCGTCACCGGCCCGGTGATGACCGGACGCAGCATTCGCGGCGCGCATTGCGTGACGGCGGATCTCATCGCCGCCCAGCGCGTAGAACTCGATGATTGCCAGAGCGGCAACGTCATTGCGGGCCAATTCGCCGTGTTGCGTAACAGCCGCATCAACGGTTACGTACAGGCCGTCAAGTATCTGGATATCCTCAATTCCCATATTGCAGGCGATGCCTTGGCGAGCGGCGCCGCGACCATTCAAGACGCTTCCATCGATGGCATCCTCACGGTTTACGCCAACAGCCTGACGCTGACGCGCGTGACGGTTGGCGGCATTCGCATGGGCAAAAGCCCCCTCTCGCAAAGCCCGCTGACTGTCAGCGGCGCGACCGTCACTCGGCTGGACAACGGCCGGACGTTGCTGCGTTTGGGCAGCGAGGGCGCTTCCGCGAGCGTTTCAGGATTTCAGGCGCAAAGCGGGTCGCAGACCACCACGTTGACGACCCCGGAAGGCTTTCGTTTTCAGAATGGCCGTTGCGCCGCCTCGCCTTGCGGCGGATTTCCCAGCTATGACGCCTATCTCGCCATGCGTCCGGCTGCGCCCTTGGTCGAAGGGCCCGGCTGGGAATCGTCCCGACAGACGGCGGAGCCGACTGGCACATCTTCAAGCGCCGCCCTGTCGGTCGAATATCTGGCCCTGGAGGCGGGCTCTGTGGTGAAAGGCGACGTCATTTTTGCCAGCGGCGCGGGCCGCGTCCTCGTCAAACCGGGCGCGCGCATTGAGGGCAGCGTCGTGGGCGGACGCTTGCAAGCGGCGACAGCCGCAGGCGCAGGAAAATCGCGCTAGCCCCGCTCACGGGAACCATGAAAAATGGCGCTAGGCGTTGGGCCCGTCGAAATAGACGTACTCGTCGCCGCGGTAATTGCGCAGGGTGATTTTGCCCGGTTCGCGCGCCACGACGTAATCCGGCGACACCGGAATCTTGCCGCCGCCGCCGGGTGCGTCAATTACGTAGGTGGGCGCCCCATAACCGGTCATGTGGCCGCGTAAATGCTCCATAATCTCAAGCCCGGCGTCAATGGACGTGCGGAAATGAGACGTCCCTTGTACAGGATCGCACTGATACAGGTAATAAGGGCGAACCCGCAACGTCAGAAGCTGCCGCATCAGGGTCTTCATCACAGCTGGGTCGTCGTTGACGCCTTTCAACAGAACCGTCTGGCTAAAGGTCGGGATGCCCGCGTCGGCAATGCGCTCGCAGGCCGAGCGTACCGCAGGCGTAATCTCCGCCGGGTGCAGAAAATGGATGCTCATATAGAAGGGGTGAAATTGCTTGAGCATCGCAAGCAAGTCATCGGTGATGCGCTGCGGCAGCACCACGGGCACTTTCGACCCGATGCGGATGATATCCAGGTGCGGAATGGCCCGCAGCCGCGTCAAAATGGCCTCAAGCTTATGATCCGCCATCACCAGCGGGTCGCCGCCGGAAATCAGCACGTCGTGGATTTCAGGATGCTGCGCCAGATAGTTGTAGACGCCTTCAAAGTCCACCTGATGCCGACCGCTCCCTACCAGACGGCTGCGCGTGCAGTAGCGACAATATACAGAGCAGGTCTCATTTACCAGAAACAGCACCCGGTCAGGATAGCGATGCACCAGACCCGGCACGGGCGAGTGGGCGTCTTCGCCGCACGGGTCGATGCGCTCGCTCTGCGTCGTGGTGAACTCCGCCAGACGCGGAATAATCGTCTTGCGCAAGGGGTCAGCGGGATTGGTGGGATCAATGAGGTCCAGATAGTATGG
Coding sequences:
- a CDS encoding KamA family radical SAM protein, yielding MSSHPPVLHPHDALSVTPCPPLETFEAEKRSPQWHDWKWQFRNRITTLDTLKRYVCVSGEEERAFSSGGKNLPFAVTPYYLDLIDPTNPADPLRKTIIPRLAEFTTTQSERIDPCGEDAHSPVPGLVHRYPDRVLFLVNETCSVYCRYCTRSRLVGSGRHQVDFEGVYNYLAQHPEIHDVLISGGDPLVMADHKLEAILTRLRAIPHLDIIRIGSKVPVVLPQRITDDLLAMLKQFHPFYMSIHFLHPAEITPAVRSACERIADAGIPTFSQTVLLKGVNDDPAVMKTLMRQLLTLRVRPYYLYQCDPVQGTSHFRTSIDAGLEIMEHLRGHMTGYGAPTYVIDAPGGGGKIPVSPDYVVAREPGKITLRNYRGDEYVYFDGPNA